The following are encoded in a window of Trichomycterus rosablanca isolate fTriRos1 chromosome 13, fTriRos1.hap1, whole genome shotgun sequence genomic DNA:
- the mocs3 gene encoding adenylyltransferase and sulfurtransferase MOCS3, with amino-acid sequence MEEDLLNLKKQLMEKDDEIAALKKQLQAMHQTSNSIQEDLHDHVSTLSPLHNLSLTNDHIMRYSRQLLLPELGVKGQINLSNTSVLVVGCGGLGCPLTLYLVAAGIGRLGLLDYDEVELSNLHRQVLHTEQSQGLPKAQSAAQTLHRINSAVHCVPYHLQLSSENALQLIQQYDIVADCSDNVPTRYLVNDACVLIGKPLVSASALRMEGQLTVYNYDGGPCYRCIYPVPPPPETVTNCSDGGVLGVVPGIMGCLQALEVLKIASGQKSSFGQQLLMFDGQDGRFRSIKLRAKQAGCAVCGETPTVTELQDYESFCGSAATDKCRRLNLLSTEQRISVQEYKSIVNSLTPHLLLDVRPKVEVDICHLPTSINISLASLEECKTDQVNLLKKKIDELKQQISAESQVLVFVVCKLGNDSQKAVQILEKMSGTELDRITVKDITGGLMAWANKIDPNFPQY; translated from the exons ATGGAAGAGGATCTGTTAAACCTGAAGAAACAGCTCATGGAAAAAGACGACGAAATAgcagctttaaaaaaacaactccaGGCTATGCACCAG ACCTCAAATTCAATACAGGAGGATTTACATGATCACGTATCGACTTTGTCTCCTCTACACAACTTATCTCTAACTAATGATCACATTATGAGATACAGCAGGCAGCTGCTCCTGCCAGAGCTCGGCGTTAAAG gtCAAATTAATCTTTCAAACACTTCTGTTTTGGTGGTGGGATGTGGAGGGTTAGGCTGTCCTCTTACCTTATACCTGGTTGCTGCAGGAATAG GGCGTTTGGGGTTGCTGGACTATGATGAGGTGGAACTGAGTAATTTACACAGGCAGGTCCTGCATACAGAGCAGAGTCAGGGTCTGCCCAAAGCCCAATCTGCAGCACAGACCCTCCACAG GATTAATTCTGCAGTGCATTGTGTGCCATATCATCTTCAGCTGTCCTCTGAGAATGCCTTACAACTCATCCAACA GTATGACATTGTTGCTGATTGTTCTGATAATGTCCCCACACGCTATCTTGTGAATGAcgcctgtgttctcattggcaaGCCTTTAGTGTCAGCTAGTGCGTTGCGAATGGAAGGCCAG CTCACTGTGTACAATTATGATGGAGGACCCTGCTACAGATGTATATATCCTGTCCCCCCACCGCCTGAGACTGTCACAAACTGCTCTGATGGTGGAGTTTTAGGAGTAG TGCCTGGAATCATGGGCTGTCTCCAAGCTCTAGAGGTTCTGAAGATTGCGTCTGGCCAGAAAT CTTCGTTTGGACAGCAGCTGCTGATGTTTGATGGTCAGGATGGTCGGTTTCGCTCTATAAAACTGAGAGCTAAGCAGGcaggctgtgctgtgtgtggAGAGACACCCACAGTCACAGAGCTGCAGGACTACGAGAGCTTCTGCGGCTCTGCAGCTACAGATAAG TGTAGAAGATTGAATCTTTTGTCCACAGAACAACGAATCTCAGTGCAG GAGTATAAATCCATTGTGAATAGTTTGACTCCTCATCTCCTACTTGATGTTCGGCCCAAAGTGGAGGTGGATATTTGTCATCTGCCAACCTCAATCA ACATTTCACTTGCTAGTTTAGAGGAATGTAAGACAGATCAGGTTAATCTGCTGAAGAAGAAGATTGATGAGCTGAAACAACAGATCAGCGCAGAATCACAAGTCCTAG TGTTTGTGGTGTGTAAATTGGGAAATGACTCTCAGAAGGCAGTACAGATCCTGGAAAAGATGTCTGGAACTGAACTGGATCGCATCACTGTCAAAGACATCACTGGAGGCCTTATGGCGTGGGCTAACAAGATCGATCCTAACTTTCCTCAATATTAA